One window from the genome of Musa acuminata AAA Group cultivar baxijiao chromosome BXJ1-4, Cavendish_Baxijiao_AAA, whole genome shotgun sequence encodes:
- the LOC135672407 gene encoding lignin-forming anionic peroxidase-like encodes MSRSAVSRFNLASMLLFLAMVSCEAHLTPKYYANSCPQALSTIRTAVRSAIARERRMAASIIRLHFHDCFVQGCDASLLLKDGKGIISEQKALQNFQSARGYEVIDSIKAAVEEVCPGVVSCADILAVAARDSSVYVGGPTWTVKLGRRDSTAANKDLAEQNLPIATVDDLDKLISLFDRQGLSVKDMVALSGAHTIGQARCVTFRGRIYGETNIDSGFAKTRSRRCPSTAVGNNTLAPLDLVTPNSFDNNYYKNLLTNKGLLHSDQVLFNGGPTDDIVRLYSKDQAAFLSDFADAMVKMGDISPLIGSAGEVRKICSATN; translated from the exons ATGAGTCGTTCTGCAGTTTCCAGGTTTAACTTAGCTTCCATGCTGCTGTTCCTGGCGATGGTGTCCTGTGAAGCGCATCTGACACCCAAATATTACGCCAATTCCTGCCCACAAGCACTCTCCACCATTAGGACCGCGGTAAGGTCTGCGATCGCAAGAGAGAGACGCATGGCGGCATCCATCATCCGCCTCCATTTCCATGATTGCTTTGTTCAG GGATGTGATGCTTCGCTCTTGCTGAAAGATGGCAAAGGCATTATAAGCGAGCAAAAGGCCCTACAGAACTTCCAATCAGCCAGAGGATATGAAGTCATTGATAGCATCAAAGCCGCGGTGGAGGAGGTGTGTCCGGGAGTAGTTTCTTGTGCTGATATTCTAGCAGTCGCAGCTCGGGATTCCTCAGTATAT GTGGGTGGCCCGACATGGACGGTGAAGCTCGGAAGAAGGGACTCAACCGCCGCTAACAAAGATCTGGCGGAGCAAAACTTGCCGATAGCCACCGTCGACGACCTCGACAAACTCATTTCACTATTCGATCGACAAGGACTCAGCGTCAAAGATATGGTTGCCCTCTCAG GTGCACACACCATTGGGCAGGCTCGTTGTGTCACTTTCCGAGGAAGGATCTACGGCGAAACAAACATCGACTCCGGCTTCGCCAAAACGCGAAGCCGTAGGTGTCCATCGACGGCTGTCGGCAACAACACCTTGGCGCCTCTTGACCTGGTGACACCCAACTCCTTCGACAACAACTACTACAAGAACCTCCTCACCAACAAGGGCCTGCTGCACTCCGACCAGGTCCTCTTCAACGGTGGGCCGACCGACGACATCGTCAGGCTTTACAGTAAGGATCAGGCTGCTTTCTTGTCGGACTTCGCTGATGCCATGGTGAAGATGGGGGATATCAGCCCTCTCATCGGCTCAGCTGGGGAGGTCAGAAAGATCTGCAGCGCCACCAACTGA
- the LOC135672408 gene encoding lignin-forming anionic peroxidase-like — MSRSAVSRFNLASMLLFLAMVSCEAHLTPKYYANSCPQALSTIRTAVRSAIARERRMAASIIRLHFHDCFVQGCDASLLLKDGKGIISEQKALQNFQSARGYEVIDSIKAAVEEVCPGVVSCADILAVAARDSSAYVGGPTWTVKLGRRDSTAANKDLAEQNLPIATVDDLDKLISLFDRQGLSVKDMVALSGAHTIGQARCVTFRGRIYGETNIDSGFAKTRSRRCPSTAVGNNTLAPLDLVTPNSFDNNYYKNLLTNKGLLHSDQVLFNGGPTDDIVRLYSKDQAAFLSDFADAMVKMGDIRPLIGSAGEVRKICSATN; from the exons ATGAGTCGTTCTGCAGTTTCCAGGTTTAACTTAGCTTCCATGCTGCTGTTCCTGGCGATGGTGTCCTGTGAAGCGCATCTGACACCCAAATATTACGCCAATTCCTGCCCACAAGCACTCTCCACCATTAGGACCGCGGTAAGGTCTGCGATCGCAAGAGAGAGACGCATGGCGGCATCCATCATCCGCCTCCATTTCCATGATTGCTTTGTTCAG GGATGTGATGCGTCGCTCTTGCTGAAAGATGGCAAAGGCATTATAAGCGAGCAAAAGGCCCTACAGAACTTCCAATCAGCCAGAGGATATGAAGTCATTGATAGCATCAAAGCCGCGGTGGAGGAGGTGTGTCCGGGAGTAGTTTCTTGTGCTGATATTCTAGCAGTCGCAGCTCGGGATTCCTCAGCATAT GTGGGTGGCCCGACATGGACGGTCAAGCTCGGAAGAAGGGACTCAACCGCCGCTAACAAAGATCTGGCGGAGCAAAACTTGCCGATAGCCACCGTCGACGACCTCGACAAACTCATTTCGCTATTCGATCGACAAGGACTCAGCGTCAAAGACATGGTTGCCCTCTCAG GTGCACACACCATTGGGCAGGCTCGTTGTGTCACTTTCCGAGGAAGGATCTACGGCGAAACAAACATCGACTCCGGCTTCGCCAAAACACGAAGCCGTAGGTGTCCATCGACGGCTGTCGGCAACAACACCTTGGCGCCCCTTGACCTGGTGACGCCCAACTCCTTCGACAACAACTACTACAAGAACCTCCTCACCAACAAGGGCCTGCTGCACTCCGACCAGGTCCTCTTCAACGGTGGGCCGACCGACGACATCGTCAGGCTTTACAGTAAGGATCAGGCTGCTTTCTTGTCGGACTTCGCGGATGCCATGGTGAAGATGGGGGATATCAGACCTCTCATCGGCTCAGCTGGGGAGGTCAGAAAGATCTGCAGCGCCACCAACTGA
- the LOC135646253 gene encoding large ribosomal RNA subunit accumulation protein YCED homolog 1, chloroplastic-like, which translates to MALSSSRSCLPNPVRFYRPIPNSCLSLSIPIPTPFFPSLISKPVSIPTGLALVHVKASSFAVSETTDFGATMDDIGGGEEDEDLVGSPWEGAVVYRRDPSVSHVEYCTTLERLGLGKLSGGVSRSRAAAMGIRLPVRRAKDSAFGDDETPVLISLDITRRKRRLKLDGILRTVITLRCNRCAEPAAECVFSNFGLLLTEEPIEESDEINMGTLFGQDRHSSSSGSDNEMDGEDAIDLDDRLHFPAEEKEIDISKHIRDIIHVEITINAVCEASCKGLCLRCGTNLNKSSCKCSKDAVEDKLNVYGPLKGLRKQMQKT; encoded by the exons ATGGCGCTTTCCTCCTCTCGCTCTTGCCTTCCAAATCCCGTCAGATTCTATCGCCCAATTCCCAAttcctgcctctctctctccatccCAATCCCAACACCATTCTTCCCCTCTCTGATCTCCAAGCCCGTCTCGATTCCCACCGGATTAGCCCTGGTCCATGTAAAGGCCTCGTCTTTCGCGGTCTCCGAGACCACCGACTTCGGCGCCACCATGGACGACATTGGCGGCGGCGAAGAGGATGAGGACCTTGTCGGATCGCCGTGGGAAGGGGCGGTGGTGTACCGGCGGGACCCATCGGTATCCCACGTGGAGTACTGCACCACCCTCGAGCGGCTGGGGCTCGGGAAGCTCTCCGGTGGAGTGTCCCGGTCCCGTGCCGCCGCTATGGGGATCCGGCTGCCGGTTAGGCGGGCAAAAGATTCAGCCTTTGGCGACGACGAGACGCCGGTGCTCATCTCGCTGGATATCACCAGGAGGAAGCGGAGGCTGAAGCTGGATGGGATCCTGCGGACTGTAATCACGCTCCGCTGCAACAG GTGCGCTGAACCGGCAGCTGAATGTGTATTCTCAAACTTTGGTCTTTTGCTTACCGAGGAACCTATTGAAGAATCTGATGAAATAAACATGGGAACTTTATTTGGACAAGATAGACACAGCAGCTCTTCTGGAAGTGATAATGAGATGGATGGCGAGGATGCCATCGACTTGGATGACCGACTCCACTTTCCAGCCGAAGAAAAGGAAATCGACATCTCCAAACACATACGAGACATCATCCACGTAGAGATCACAATAAATGCAGTCTGCGAAGCGAGTTGCAAAGGTCTGTGCCTGAGATGCGGCACAAATCTGAACAAGAGCAGTTGCAAATGCAGCAAAGATGCCGTGGAGGATAAGTTGAACGTGTACGGGCCACTCAAGGGTTTAAGGAAGCAAATGCAGAAAACATGA
- the LOC103981225 gene encoding putative 4-hydroxy-4-methyl-2-oxoglutarate aldolase 2: protein MAALQLATAEVCDANPHLILSGELRALHPIFQIYGRRQVFSGPIVTLKVFEDNVLVREFLEEKGNGRVLVVDGGGSMRCAILGGNPVQQAQNNGWAGIVVNGCIRDVDEINGCDIGVRALASHPMKANKKGIGEKHAAINVAGTRICDGEWLYADTDGILVSRTELTV, encoded by the coding sequence ATGGCTGCTTTGCAATTGGCAACTGCTGAAGTTTGCGATGCTAACCCTCACCTAATCCTCAGTGGTGAGCTTCGTGCGCTACACCCAATCTTCCAAATATACGGGCGCAGACAGGTTTTCTCTGGCCCAATTGTGACTCTCAAGGTCTTCGAGGACAATGTTCTTGTGCGTGAATTCCTGGAGGAGAAGGGTAACGGCAGAGTTTTGGTTGTCGATGGGGGTGGAAGCATGCGCTGTGCGATACTAGGTGGAAATCCAGTTCAACAAGCTCAGAACAACGGGTGGGCTGGTATAGTTGTCAATGGCTGCATCAGGGATGTTGATGAGATCAATGGCTGTGATATCGGTGTACGAGCTTTGGCTTCTCATCCGATGAAGGCTAACAAAAAGGGGATAGGTGAGAAGCATGCTGCGATAAATGTTGCAGGAACAAGGATCTGTGATGGCGAATGGCTTTATGCAGATACTGATGGTATCCTTGTTTCAAGGACAGAATTGACAGTTTGA
- the LOC135646260 gene encoding uncharacterized protein LOC135646260 isoform X1, with protein MDKVSNVILDIECLTQPTELCCTGSPKMTKVLSRKGSIRMEKHTGEEQKADDALKKLVIKVVPSLPDQPLKQPLVSFKSFQAVQSVPNPPVFQDMGEGRCKRSNHLTIHPRKILLFFATMSSIGTMILIYFTLAINRKNGAYLWS; from the exons ATGGACAAAGTCAGCAATGTGATCTTGGATATCGAATGTCTTACACAGCCAACTGAATTATGTTGCACTGGAAGCCCGAAGATGACT AAAGTGCTTTCACGAAAGGGTTCGATCCGCATGGAGAAACATACTGGGGAAGAGCAGAAAGCAGATGATGCATTAAAGAAGCTTGTCATTAAAG TAGTACCTTCTCTGCCCGACCAGCCGCTGAAGCAGCCTCTTGTGTCATTTAAGAGTTTCCAGGCTGTACAATCTGTGCCTAATCCCCCTGTTTTCCAAGATATGGGAGAAGGAAGGTGCAAAAGATCAAATCACTTAACCATCCATCCGCGAAAGATTCTTCTTTTCTTCGCGACCAT GTCCAGCATCGGGACAATGATTCTCATATACTTCACGCTTGCTATTAACCGAAAAAATGGAGCTTACCTCTGGTCCTGA
- the LOC135646260 gene encoding uncharacterized protein LOC135646260 isoform X2, producing the protein MDKVSNVILDIECLTQPTELCCTGSPKMTKVLSRKGSIRMEKHTGEEQKADDALKKLVIKVPSLPDQPLKQPLVSFKSFQAVQSVPNPPVFQDMGEGRCKRSNHLTIHPRKILLFFATMSSIGTMILIYFTLAINRKNGAYLWS; encoded by the exons ATGGACAAAGTCAGCAATGTGATCTTGGATATCGAATGTCTTACACAGCCAACTGAATTATGTTGCACTGGAAGCCCGAAGATGACT AAAGTGCTTTCACGAAAGGGTTCGATCCGCATGGAGAAACATACTGGGGAAGAGCAGAAAGCAGATGATGCATTAAAGAAGCTTGTCATTAAAG TACCTTCTCTGCCCGACCAGCCGCTGAAGCAGCCTCTTGTGTCATTTAAGAGTTTCCAGGCTGTACAATCTGTGCCTAATCCCCCTGTTTTCCAAGATATGGGAGAAGGAAGGTGCAAAAGATCAAATCACTTAACCATCCATCCGCGAAAGATTCTTCTTTTCTTCGCGACCAT GTCCAGCATCGGGACAATGATTCTCATATACTTCACGCTTGCTATTAACCGAAAAAATGGAGCTTACCTCTGGTCCTGA
- the LOC103981227 gene encoding protein BRICK 1, which yields MARAGGITNAVNVGIAVQADWENREFISNISLNVRRLFDFLLQFEATTKSKLAALNEKLDILEHRLEVLEVEVSSATTNPSVFT from the exons ATGGCGAGGGCGGGAGGGATAACGAACGCGGTGAACGTGGGAATCGCCGTCCAGGCCGACTGGGAGAACCGCGAGTTCATCTCCAACATCTCCCTCAACGTCCGCCGCCTCTTCGACTTCCTCCTCCAATTCG AGGCTACAACAAAGAGCAAACTGGCTGCTTTGAATGAGAAGCTTGACATCTTAGAGCATAGGTTAGAGGTGCTTGAAGTCGAAGTTAGCAGTGCAACAACTAATCCTTCCGTTTTCACttaa
- the LOC135646282 gene encoding vacuolar protein sorting-associated protein 41 homolog: protein MASDDPLDNGIDGDDERKEDDDAEEEPRLKYQRLVGSVPSLLSNDATASIAVAERMIALGTHDGTVHILDFQGNQGLVGLCFLQYMVHRPEASAPVGVSKRGPGGHRWLSKVAQ from the exons ATGGCGTCGGACGACCCCTTGGACAACGGCATCGACGGGGACGACGAGAGGAAGGAAGACGACGACGCCGAGGAAGAGCCGAGGCTCAAGTATCAGAGGCTGGTAGGCAGCGTGCCCTCCCTCCTCTCCAATGACGCCACGGCCTCCATCGCCGTCGCCGAGCGTATGATCGCTCTCGGCACCCATGACGGCACCGTCCATATCCTCGATTTCCAGGGCAATCAG GGCCTTGTCGGTCTGTGTTTTCTGCAATACATGGTTCATCGCCCTGAAGCATCAGCACCTGTGGGTGTGTCCAAGAGGGGCCCAGGTGGCCATAGGTGGTTGAGCAAGGTAGCTCAGTAG